One Mycolicibacterium fallax genomic window, GGTTCGGGCTGTCAGACAGATCGGTGCTTACGCCGGCCGTGCCATCACGTAATCGTGCTCGACGACATGGTCGGCCAGGGTGAAGGTGCGCTCGCCGCATGCGGTGAAGCCGCTCTTGCGGTAGAACGCCTGGGCCCGGGTGTTGCGCTGGTTGACGCCGAGCCAGACGGTGGCGATCTGGTCGGCGCGCGCCCGGTCGAGCGCGGCGGCCATCAGCGCCGCGGCGACGCCGGATCCGTGTGCATCGGGCCGCACGTACATCTTGGACAGCTCCATCGCCGGGCGTCCGGAGACCGCCCGGGCCACCGCGGGATCGGCGGGCTCACCGCGGATCAGCAGGCTGTACCCGATCACCGCGCCGTCGTCGCGGGCCAGCAGCACCGTGTGGTCGGCGGAGTCCAGGTACCCGGCGAAGCGCTGGGCGCTCAGGTGCTCGGCGACGAACGCCGCGATGGCGGCCGGCGGGATGCCCGGGGGACAGGCCAGCGGGAAGGTCTCGGCGGCCAGTGCGGCCAGTGCCTCGGCGTCGGCGGGACCGGCCTGGGCTACAGGTTCCATTGAGCGAGGTGGAAGCCGCTCTGCTTGTCGGTAAGCACCACGTTGCTGACCAGTTCGCGGTAGCAGTCCCAGAACACATAGCCGTTCACCGTGGACCCGGCGGGCGCGTTGAGCAGGGCGTACTGCAGCGCATCGCCGGCGTCGCTGTTACGCGGCTGGTAGGCGTCCCCGACCAGGTTGACGCCGTTGAAGATGAACGACCGGGCCAGCGAGAACGGGTGCGGCGCCTGCACGACCTGAATGATGACCAGGGCCTTCCACACCTCGTGGCGGGGCGGCCGGGGCGGGTAGCCGAAGCCGGGCGGCACTTCGGAGGGCTGGACGCTGACGACGGTGACGTCGGCGACGATGCCCTGCTTCTCGTTGACCACCCGCAGCGTGTCGCCGATCCGGCCGATCGGCGCGTCGGTCGCCGCCGCGGTGGGGGCGCCGATCAGCGTCGCGACCGTGGCGAGGGCGAACAGCAGGGCAAGGCAGCGTTGACGCATGCCTGGGATGATCCCACAGCCGGACCGCGCGAGTGCTCGGTGCCGCCGAAATCGTGCCCGACCGGTGGGCGGCGCGGCGGTAACGTCGACGCGGTGAGCACCAGCGACGCCGTCGTCATCCGGCAGGGACGCACCGTTGGGGTGTTCCTGGTGTTACTGATCCTCAGCCCGTTCGGAGTGCTGTTCCTGCTCTCGGCTCCCGCGGTGCTGATCAGCGGCGAGGAATTCAACGGCGGTGTGGTGATCATGTTCCTGACGGGGCTGTTGATGACCGCGCTGGCGGTCAGCCTGGCGTACCGGGCGGCGATCCGGTCGGAGCTGGCCCGCATCGATGCCACCGGCGTCACCTTCGACAAGATCGCGGATCCGCGGTTGCGGAGCTGGACCTGGGCGGAGATCGCATCGATCAGCACCCGCAGCACCACGGTCCGGGGCGTCACGATCGATGATCTCCGGTTCGAGCTGTACCGCTCGCCGCGCGTGGACGAACTGCGGGCCTCGCTGCCCGCTCGGGACGTCTGGTTCCGCAGCCGCGACACCCGCCTGGGCGACCGCACCAGCATCCGGTTCGGGGTGGGGGTGCGGCCGCGCTACGGCGAGGTGATCGCCCGGCTCGGGCAGTGGGCGCCGGCCGGGCTGGTGCCGGGCCACTGGGCGTCAACCGGCGGTTGACCCGGTGCCCGGTTCGGGCTTGGGCGGCTGATAGCCGGCGGTGAACCCGGCCGGCACCTCGACGTTGCCGGCGGAGTCGACGACGAAGACGGTCGGCGCGTTGGGGCCGAGCCACAGCACCAGCGCGCCGGCGATCTCGGGGTGGCTGAGCAGGCTGAAGTGATGCGCCCGGCCGATGTGCACGCCGTTGCCGGGGTCGAAACCGATCCGGCGGGCGCGCTGGGCG contains:
- a CDS encoding GNAT family N-acetyltransferase yields the protein MEPVAQAGPADAEALAALAAETFPLACPPGIPPAAIAAFVAEHLSAQRFAGYLDSADHTVLLARDDGAVIGYSLLIRGEPADPAVARAVSGRPAMELSKMYVRPDAHGSGVAAALMAAALDRARADQIATVWLGVNQRNTRAQAFYRKSGFTACGERTFTLADHVVEHDYVMARPA